Proteins encoded by one window of Limimonas halophila:
- a CDS encoding pentapeptide repeat-containing protein, translated as MPENSLYQLYECTLTCASPRQLRNIFLIVAGAIGLGFAYKRLKVANIQSEAAAEQAQTSTRNDLINQFTSAAELIKQEDSASRLAGYALMQRVAIDSERDLHEVHRVLRVQMRELANHRMDKPDTEQTKLDTEIQSIADFLFLRKAPTSDALFPRSTRLLLLDLMPEVDLRYITLQNLNLSKATFSNVRFEQTTLFRSSFRESYFQNCRIDDVYIEQCDFTFTHIGPLTNLSNTRILKSYFHKSHQWSSSYSNCYFEDCDFSRMMLEHNVDFDRCLFTGGNQMNPCFDNALFMDCKFRDWDTIGATFNYAEIDRTIFLDINFDAARMQNCNFHKTGIQRSSFRGASFRESKFYKSEFYYSNLSDSEFEECHGDRNIFRECKLDGIDDIDQDRMGIRLSS; from the coding sequence ATGCCTGAAAACAGTCTGTACCAGTTATACGAATGCACGTTGACTTGCGCCTCTCCGCGCCAACTGCGCAATATCTTCTTGATTGTGGCCGGCGCCATCGGTCTTGGTTTCGCGTACAAACGGCTCAAAGTTGCAAACATCCAATCAGAAGCTGCAGCGGAACAAGCGCAAACCTCCACGCGAAATGACCTTATAAACCAGTTCACAAGTGCAGCAGAACTTATAAAGCAAGAAGACTCAGCTTCCCGTTTAGCCGGTTATGCCTTGATGCAACGGGTAGCTATCGACAGCGAACGTGATTTGCACGAAGTCCACCGTGTTCTCAGGGTACAGATGCGAGAACTCGCAAATCACCGAATGGATAAGCCTGACACAGAACAGACCAAACTGGATACCGAGATACAATCGATTGCCGACTTTTTATTCCTGCGCAAGGCACCGACCTCCGACGCATTGTTCCCGAGATCCACACGATTACTCCTTTTAGATTTGATGCCGGAAGTTGATCTTAGATATATAACACTCCAAAATCTGAATCTTTCAAAGGCAACATTTTCCAACGTTCGTTTTGAACAAACAACGTTGTTTCGATCTTCTTTCAGAGAATCTTATTTTCAAAATTGCAGAATTGATGACGTATATATAGAACAATGCGACTTTACTTTTACTCATATAGGACCCTTGACGAATTTATCCAATACTAGAATTTTGAAATCTTACTTTCATAAGTCTCACCAGTGGTCATCAAGTTATAGTAATTGCTATTTTGAAGATTGTGATTTTTCAAGGATGATGCTGGAACACAACGTAGATTTTGATAGGTGCTTGTTCACAGGCGGTAACCAGATGAACCCCTGCTTCGACAACGCATTATTCATGGATTGCAAATTCCGTGACTGGGATACGATTGGGGCAACATTCAACTATGCGGAAATAGATAGAACGATCTTTTTAGATATAAATTTTGACGCCGCCCGTATGCAAAATTGCAATTTTCATAAAACGGGAATACAAAGGTCCAGTTTTCGGGGGGCATCATTTAGAGAATCTAAATTCTATAAATCCGAATTTTATTACTCTAATTTGTCTGATTCTGAGTTTGAGGAGTGTCATGGTGACCGGAACATTTTTCGAGAGTGCAAATTAGATGGTATCGATGATATAGACCAGGATAGGATGGGCATTCGGTTGTCATCATAA
- a CDS encoding phytoene/squalene synthase family protein has product MGQGVDPLAPAEAVHWDGRSFHWAARVMPAATARDAAALYAFCRRIDDLGDTTDPATAGPTLDAVLAALSGGLAPDPETERFLQLAQRRGVSLDAARTLVRTVRGDLEAPRFACPDALIRYAHGVAGTVGVMMCPLLGVRDRRAWPFAVDLGIAMQLTNIARDVGEDAAKGRRYLPAAWLGRSVPPAELLAPDREVDARVRQALAANLDLAERYYASAGRGMRFIPARTRLAMLAARHVYAAIGPRVRATHDWRQRVSLPPGRKALCSLAAVAAFARPGSWAVGPPPAHDPELHRAIAGRVGADPTA; this is encoded by the coding sequence ATGGGTCAGGGCGTCGACCCGCTCGCCCCCGCCGAGGCCGTCCACTGGGACGGCCGCTCGTTTCACTGGGCGGCCCGCGTCATGCCGGCGGCCACGGCGCGCGACGCCGCCGCGCTCTACGCCTTCTGCCGGCGCATCGACGATCTGGGCGACACCACCGACCCGGCAACGGCCGGGCCCACGCTGGACGCCGTGCTGGCCGCGCTTTCCGGCGGGCTGGCGCCCGATCCCGAAACGGAACGCTTCCTCCAGTTGGCGCAGCGGCGGGGCGTGTCGCTGGACGCGGCGCGGACGCTTGTCCGCACGGTGCGCGGCGACCTGGAGGCGCCGCGGTTTGCCTGTCCCGACGCCTTGATCCGCTACGCGCACGGGGTTGCCGGCACGGTGGGCGTGATGATGTGCCCGCTGCTGGGCGTGCGCGACCGGCGGGCATGGCCGTTCGCGGTGGACCTCGGCATCGCCATGCAGCTCACCAACATCGCGCGCGACGTGGGCGAGGACGCCGCCAAGGGCCGGCGCTACCTGCCGGCGGCGTGGCTCGGGCGTTCGGTGCCGCCGGCCGAGCTGCTCGCGCCGGACAGGGAGGTGGATGCGCGCGTGCGCCAGGCGCTGGCCGCGAACCTGGATCTGGCCGAGCGCTACTACGCCAGCGCGGGGCGCGGCATGCGCTTCATCCCGGCGCGCACGCGGCTGGCGATGCTGGCGGCGCGGCACGTCTACGCCGCGATCGGGCCGCGGGTCCGCGCGACGCACGATTGGCGCCAGCGCGTGAGCCTGCCGCCGGGGCGCAAGGCGCTGTGCTCGCTGGCGGCGGTGGCGGCGTTCGCGCGGCCGGGAAGCTGGGCCGTGGGCCCGCCGCCCGCGCACGATCCCGAATTGCACCGTGCCATCGCCGGCCGCGTGGGCGCCGATCCCACGGCGTGA
- a CDS encoding gamma-glutamyltransferase yields the protein MLRAAVALAAATGLAACQSEPRGPQTEPETLEANRVSGFAGLSAAQAPAVAETGRAILARNGTVADAAVAMAFTASVTVPSRAGLGGGGVCMIHRRKAGTTTVLTFPPGRGGDGAAAPALVRGMAVLHDAHGRSSWGALVRPARRLARDGFQVSRVLANDFDAAGERLSEHARRAFARWDRRLPSAGDRITQPGLAATLNGLREQGPGYAYTTPFVPRFLQAAADTGYDLNAGALRGVRTHTADTLVLTVGERRLHLPPPPALGGLAAAQTLRLMDATAGLGATTGADRAHAVIEALKRTWSQQRLWTESTGVEPGAFLSDARIRALTRGWSSQTPTPAGDLAPAPMDADRVPPGTGFVVADRFGNVVTCGLTMNGLFGTGDLAQGTGILLASAGDEETSLGGLVPALFTTADGSRATGGLVAADGGTAPGTLAQVLDRLAGGAKIADAVATPRVHHPGQPDAARVARAMPWQEMQDLREMGHDVRIRDHLGTISAVVCPASGDGAMASCRAASDARGSGVALRAE from the coding sequence ATGCTGCGCGCCGCGGTCGCACTCGCGGCCGCGACGGGACTGGCTGCGTGCCAGTCCGAGCCGCGCGGGCCTCAGACCGAGCCCGAAACCCTCGAAGCCAACCGCGTGTCCGGGTTCGCCGGGCTGAGCGCCGCGCAGGCGCCCGCCGTGGCGGAAACCGGCCGCGCCATCCTGGCGCGCAACGGCACGGTCGCCGACGCCGCGGTGGCGATGGCCTTCACCGCCTCGGTCACGGTGCCATCCCGCGCCGGGCTGGGCGGCGGCGGTGTGTGCATGATCCACCGCCGCAAGGCCGGGACCACCACGGTGCTGACGTTCCCGCCCGGCCGCGGCGGCGACGGCGCGGCGGCGCCCGCCCTGGTGCGCGGCATGGCGGTGCTGCACGACGCGCACGGCCGCAGCTCTTGGGGGGCGTTGGTCAGGCCCGCCCGTCGGCTGGCGCGCGACGGCTTCCAGGTCAGCCGGGTGCTGGCGAACGATTTCGACGCGGCCGGCGAGCGGTTGAGCGAGCACGCGCGCCGGGCGTTTGCGCGTTGGGACCGCCGCCTGCCGAGCGCGGGCGATCGGATCACGCAGCCGGGGCTGGCCGCGACGCTCAACGGTCTGCGCGAGCAGGGGCCCGGTTATGCCTACACGACTCCTTTCGTGCCGCGCTTCCTTCAAGCCGCGGCGGACACCGGATACGATCTGAACGCTGGCGCGCTGCGCGGCGTGCGCACGCACACGGCGGACACCCTGGTGCTGACCGTGGGTGAGCGCCGCCTGCATCTGCCGCCCCCGCCGGCGCTCGGTGGCCTCGCGGCGGCCCAGACGCTGCGGCTCATGGACGCCACCGCGGGCTTGGGCGCGACCACGGGGGCCGACCGCGCCCACGCGGTCATCGAGGCACTCAAGCGCACCTGGTCGCAGCAGCGCCTGTGGACCGAGAGCACGGGCGTCGAGCCGGGGGCTTTCCTGTCCGACGCCCGCATCCGGGCACTGACGCGCGGCTGGTCCAGCCAGACACCCACACCGGCCGGCGATCTCGCGCCCGCGCCGATGGACGCGGACCGCGTGCCGCCCGGGACCGGCTTCGTCGTGGCGGACCGCTTCGGCAACGTCGTCACCTGCGGGCTGACGATGAACGGCCTGTTCGGCACCGGCGATCTGGCGCAGGGCACGGGCATCCTGCTGGCGTCGGCCGGCGACGAGGAGACCAGCCTGGGCGGCCTCGTCCCGGCACTGTTCACGACCGCGGACGGCTCGCGCGCCACCGGCGGCCTGGTGGCGGCCGACGGCGGCACCGCGCCGGGCACGCTGGCGCAGGTGCTGGACCGCTTGGCGGGCGGCGCCAAGATCGCCGACGCCGTGGCCACGCCGCGCGTCCATCATCCGGGCCAACCCGATGCGGCGCGCGTGGCGCGGGCGATGCCGTGGCAGGAAATGCAGGATTTGCGCGAGATGGGCCACGACGTGCGCATCCGCGACCATTTGGGCACGATTTCCGCCGTGGTCTGCCCGGCCTCGGGCGACGGCGCCATGGCGTCCTGTCGGGCGGCCAGCGACGCGCGCGGCAGCGGCGTGGCGCTGCGGGCGGAGTAG
- a CDS encoding restriction endonuclease, which produces MSTKTTVWGIHANPGVDAQDLFRKEGVIAIGWPEVGDLSALKASRAAFKAAMQRTYPDAKAGALPVQAGVLYRFVHEMKVGDVVIHPSKHDRQVNIGLVEGEYEHAPERESHNPNRRRVSWKQTLPRTHFSQGALYEIGSALTLFQVKNFAEEFLNALRGEVPPVVEDDDGGTIGQVVHQIEETTRDHIVKTLTTHAKGHGLAALVGHLLECMGYRARVAPPGPDRGVDIVAHKDALGFEPPIIKVQVKSSEQNVGNHDVSALYGQVDQDEYGLFVSMGSYTSQAKAFAHNKNNLRLIDGQELINLILEHYDRFDMHYKALIPLKRVYIPDQGREES; this is translated from the coding sequence ATGTCCACCAAAACGACGGTCTGGGGCATTCACGCCAATCCGGGGGTGGATGCCCAGGATCTCTTCCGCAAAGAGGGCGTGATCGCCATCGGCTGGCCGGAGGTCGGGGACCTCTCGGCGCTCAAGGCCTCGCGCGCCGCCTTCAAGGCGGCCATGCAGCGCACCTACCCGGACGCCAAGGCGGGCGCGCTGCCGGTCCAGGCGGGCGTGCTCTACCGCTTCGTGCACGAGATGAAGGTGGGCGACGTCGTCATCCACCCGTCCAAGCACGACCGCCAGGTGAACATCGGCCTCGTCGAGGGCGAGTACGAACACGCCCCCGAACGGGAGTCACACAATCCCAACCGGCGCCGGGTGAGCTGGAAGCAGACCCTGCCACGCACCCACTTCAGCCAGGGCGCGTTGTACGAGATCGGCTCCGCGCTCACGCTCTTCCAGGTGAAGAACTTCGCCGAGGAATTCCTGAACGCGCTGCGCGGCGAAGTCCCGCCGGTGGTGGAGGACGACGACGGCGGCACGATCGGCCAGGTCGTCCACCAGATCGAGGAGACGACGCGCGACCACATCGTGAAGACGCTGACGACGCACGCGAAGGGCCACGGCCTCGCGGCGCTCGTCGGTCATCTGCTGGAATGCATGGGCTACCGGGCGCGCGTCGCCCCGCCCGGCCCCGATCGCGGCGTCGACATCGTGGCGCACAAGGACGCGCTGGGCTTCGAGCCGCCCATCATCAAGGTGCAGGTGAAGAGCAGCGAGCAGAACGTCGGCAACCACGACGTCTCCGCACTCTACGGCCAGGTGGACCAGGATGAATACGGCCTCTTCGTCTCCATGGGCAGCTACACCAGCCAAGCCAAGGCCTTCGCCCACAACAAGAACAACCTGCGCCTGATCGACGGCCAGGAGTTGATCAACCTGATCCTGGAGCACTACGACCGCTTCGACATGCACTACAAGGCGCTGATCCCGCTCAAACGCGTCTACATCCCCGATCAGGGGCGCGAAGAGTCGTAG
- a CDS encoding GIY-YIG nuclease family protein, producing the protein MAAGGWVYIISHPRMGRAVKIGGTARTPERRVAELSTAALPEPFRLHHAAHTRDWRGLETALHHRLAPRRMPNSEWFAVSPRRARKELERLRGRTAPARFLPVREWLARVVLRPVSLAVLLLGALVTLTTRAGVAAIVLTW; encoded by the coding sequence GTGGCGGCAGGTGGATGGGTCTACATCATCAGCCATCCGCGCATGGGGCGCGCGGTGAAGATCGGCGGCACGGCGCGCACGCCCGAACGTCGCGTCGCGGAGCTGAGCACGGCCGCGCTGCCCGAGCCCTTCCGCCTCCACCACGCCGCGCACACGCGCGACTGGCGCGGGCTGGAAACGGCGCTGCACCACCGCCTCGCTCCCAGGCGCATGCCCAATTCCGAGTGGTTCGCCGTCTCGCCCCGCCGCGCCCGCAAGGAGCTGGAACGCCTGCGCGGCCGAACCGCCCCGGCCCGCTTCCTGCCCGTGCGCGAGTGGCTGGCGCGCGTGGTGCTGCGGCCCGTCTCCCTGGCGGTCCTGCTGCTGGGCGCGCTGGTGACGCTGACGACGCGCGCCGGCGTCGCCGCGATCGTGCTGACGTGGTGA